In Deltaproteobacteria bacterium, the sequence AGGAAATAGTATGCCCTATTCATGAATTATGCAAGTTTTTTCCGCAATACCCAAACACCCGAAGCTGCATCGTCCGGTCTGCCGGGGGTCAGTTCAGCAAAGCTCCCGGTGAAAGGTTGCTGCTCTTTCTGAACTTGCGGCCCCAGGTAGAGAAAGGGGATGATGAAGATTTTTCATTGACCGGAAACATAAACCAGAATGGCAGAAAAGATGGGTTACCGTGTAATCACAACGTCAAACATGCTATGGTCTCTGACCCCGAGGAAGCAGGCATCACCTTACCTTTAGCGGCAATGCCTGTGTTGACGTTCACTCTTAATACAGTGTCGTCCTTCCTATTGCGACATGGGTGGCAGATTCATATCGAGAAGAAACTTCATCCGGTCACCATGGAAAGCTCTTTCTCTTCCGCTCGCCATGCAGCATAGGAAAGGGCTTCCAGGACATCCTCACGCTCCAGATACGGATATTCCAGCAGGATATCCGCAGCGGTTTTTCCGCAGGCGATGAGGCCGACGATTGTTCCCACGGTAACGCGCATTCCCCTGATGCAGGGTTTCCCCCCCATCACCTCGGGGTCCATAGTGATTCTAATCAATGGTTCCATAATAAACCTCCATAATCCAACGTGAATCTAACACTTTCAGTGGCGAATATCAACAGGTTTTCTGATTCATTGGTAGAAAAATCAAGCGATTTTGGTGCAAATATTATGTCTCGAAATTTATCTCTTGCCTCCCAATAATGAGAATTTTTCATTGCCAGGAAGCATAGCCCAAAGAAGAACGGCAGAAAAGATGGATTGGTCAGACGCTGACGTGAAATATGGGAAGTCCCCCCCTTCGTTTTCTCTTTGAAAACAATGGGGCTCTGTCCCTGATTGTTCCCTGATTGTTCAATCTTCTGTAGAGGTCATCAAAGATAGGGGGTAGAGCTAACCCCATCAGACCTTGGTACAGCAAATGGATGTCTGGTCGCGTGATCTATTAACGCGGACCAAAAAGATAGAAGAAAAAGGTCGGAGTT encodes:
- a CDS encoding DUF433 domain-containing protein, translated to MEPLIRITMDPEVMGGKPCIRGMRVTVGTIVGLIACGKTAADILLEYPYLEREDVLEALSYAAWRAEEKELSMVTG